The following nucleotide sequence is from Deferribacterota bacterium.
ATTTTTAACTATACCTGAGGATAGAGAAAATACGTAAAAGGAGGATATAACATTGGCTGTAGTAAAAAAGAAGGTTGTTAAAAAAAAGAAAAAACCTTTGTCAATGGGTGTTGCGGCAGGGGCTAAGATTGAGCAGTCCCCTTATAGGCCAAAATATGTTGAAAAAAGACCTCCTTGTACAGGGAAATGTCCCAGTGCAGTAAGAGTGAGGGAATATTTGCAGTATATAGCAACTAGTGAGAAATATAATAGAACAATAGAAGAATCAATGGAGGTAGCTTTTGATATTGTAACTGAAACAAATCCGATGCCTGCAACAACTGGTAGGGTTTGTCCCCATGGATGTGAAGAAACGTGCAATAGAAAGGATGTGGACGAACCAATTAACATTAATGCCTGTGAGATGTTTATTGGTGATTATGCTTTAGATAAAAAGTTAAAGCTCAAAAAAGTTAGTGATATAGGTGCAAATAAAAGGGTTGCTGTTGTTGGTGGTGGTCCTTCTGGTTTATCTGCAGCATATCAGCTATCAAGGCAGGGTTTCAATGTTACAATTTATGAGAAAAGTGAGAAATTAGGAGGACTCCTCTACTATGGAATTCCAAATTTTCGCCTTCCCAAGAAGGTAGTAGAAAATGAAATTCAAAGGATTATAGATTTAGGGATTGACGTAAAGAATAATACATGCGTTGGAAAGGATATATCAATTGATGAGTTAAAGTCTAATTTTGATGCAATATATTTGGCAACAGGAGCTTATAAAATTGATAGACCAAGGCTAGAGAATATAGACAAGTTAAAAGGAATATATTCAGGGATAGAGTTTTTAGATAGGTTTGCAAAAGGCGAAAAGATTGAGGTTGGTAATAAAGTAATAGTAATTGGGGCAGATACTGCAGCTGATGTAGCTATGATATGCAGAAGATTAGGCGCAGAGGTTGTTTTTGCATATAGAAGAACAATACCTGACTATGATTCATTTAAAAAAACTGCTTCAAGAGAAGCTTTAGAGGCTTATGAAGAAGATATTACATTTCAATTTGCAACAATTCCTGTTGAAATAAAGGAAGAAGATGGCAAGTTAAAGGGTGTTTACTTTAGAAAGATAGTTGTTGATGAGATTGATGAGAGAGGGCATGCAAAGAAATATCACATAATTGAAGATGAGGATCCATTTTTTGTAGAGGCAGATACG
It contains:
- a CDS encoding FAD-dependent oxidoreductase, giving the protein MAVVKKKVVKKKKKPLSMGVAAGAKIEQSPYRPKYVEKRPPCTGKCPSAVRVREYLQYIATSEKYNRTIEESMEVAFDIVTETNPMPATTGRVCPHGCEETCNRKDVDEPININACEMFIGDYALDKKLKLKKVSDIGANKRVAVVGGGPSGLSAAYQLSRQGFNVTIYEKSEKLGGLLYYGIPNFRLPKKVVENEIQRIIDLGIDVKNNTCVGKDISIDELKSNFDAIYLATGAYKIDRPRLENIDKLKGIYSGIEFLDRFAKGEKIEVGNKVIVIGADTAADVAMICRRLGAEVVFAYRRTIPDYDSFKKTASREALEAYEEDITFQFATIPVEIKEEDGKLKGVYFRKIVVDEIDERGHAKKYHIIEDEDPFFVEADTLVYSVGQKPDLSLFENILKLNKEGFVEHNDLFVDDNILVGGDLIGPENMLVTVANSHGILAADKIMFKLTGQNFMKPDDRRVIESKDMYLDFFEKKEQKKRRYRDPAERIKDFEPYLIGLTFDEFLYETKRCMSCGLCFVCENCYLYCTPQAFKKIPDPAPGKPFKIAMELCDGCKKCAEVCPCGYIDMVL